One region of Vigna angularis cultivar LongXiaoDou No.4 chromosome 10, ASM1680809v1, whole genome shotgun sequence genomic DNA includes:
- the LOC108335742 gene encoding 2-oxoglutarate-dependent dioxygenase DAO: protein MEESNIPVIDMEKIDCEEGECKKLREACERWGCFRIINHSISETLMAEMKKVNEALLDLPLEIKKRNTEVIAGSGYMAPSAVNPFYEALSLYDLGSSQAMHNFCSQLHASPQHRKIVERYGEAIHGLAVKIGEKMAESLGIVVDDFKDWPCQFRINKYNFTPEAVGSTGVQIHTDSGFLTILQDDEKVGGLEVLDSSASFVPVPPFPGTLLVNLGDIARVWSNGRFCNLIHRVQCKEATKRFSIATFMLAPRNRNVEAPEELVNHDHPRLYRPFIYEDYRKLRVSNKMHTGEALELLRLS from the exons atggaagagagCAATATTCCAGTGATTGATATGGAGAAAATTGACTGTGAGGAAGGAGAGTGCAAGAAATTAAGAGAGGCATGTGAAAGATGGGGTTGTTTCAGGATCATCAACCACTCTATTTCAGAAACTCTCATGGCTGAGATGAAGAAGGTGAATGAGGCTTTGCTTGATCTTCCTCTCGAGATCAAAAAACGCAACACAGAAGTCATTGCAGGCAGTGGTTACATGGCTCCAAGTGCAGTCAACCCTTTCTATGAGGCCCTCAGTCTCTATGATTTGGGTTCTTCACAAGCTATGCACAATTTCTGCTCTCAACTTCACGCTTCTCCCCAACACAG GAAAATCGTGGAGAGATATGGGGAGGCAATTCATGGTTTGGCAGTGAAGATAGGAGAAAAGATGGCTGAATCACTGGGCATCGTGGTTGATGATTTCAAGGATTGGCCATGCCAGTTCAGAATTAACAAATATAACTTCACCCCAGAAGCAGTAGGGTCCACTGGAGTTCAAATACACACAGATTCAGGCTTCTTAACCATTCTTCAAGATGATGAAAAagttggtggtcttgaagtgtTGGACTCTTCTGCTTCGTTCGTGCCAGTCCCTCCTTTCCCTGGGACCCTCTTAGTCAATCTTGGAGACATTGCTCGT GTGTGGAGCAATGGAAGGTTTTGCAATTTGATACACCGTGTCCAATGCAAGGAAGCCACCAAACGTTTTTCTATTGCTACGTTTATGTTGGCACCAAGGAATAGGAATGTTGAGGCTCCAGAGGAATTGGTGAACCATGATCATCCTCGTTTATATCGACCTTTTATTTACGAAGATTATAGGAAGCTGAGAGTTAGCAACAAGATGCACACTGGTGAAGCCCTGGAGTTGTTGCGTTTGTCCTAG
- the LOC108335842 gene encoding kinesin-like protein KIN-14I, translated as MTIDVPPSSAHSVRTNRFSFGSSNGSEATPLHNYASVSNVDGYDSDGSNFAPPTPTTLSTAIPAELAGAVPLIDKFQVEGFLKLMHKQIQSAGKRGFFSKRSVGPQVREKFTFEDMLCFQKDPIPTSLLKLNSDLVSRATKLFVIILKYMGVDSSDRLTPLNLDERVELVGKLYKQCLKRSELRDELFLQISKQTRNNPERECLIKAWELMYLCALSMPPGKDIGAYLSEYVHNVAHGVLADPEIRALALNTLNALKHSVKAGPRHIIPGPIEIEAMLTGKKLTTIVFFLDETFEEITYDLSTTVADAVEELAGIIKLSTYSSFSLFECRKVVTGSKSPDSGNEEYIGLDDNKYIGDLLAEFKAVKERSKGEILHCKLIFKKKLFRDSDEAVTDPMFLQLSYVQLQHDYILGNYPIGKDDASQLSALQILAEIGFVRRPESCTDWNSFLERFLPRQIAMTRAKREWELDILSCYHSLAHVTKDDARQQFLHILRTIPYGFSVFFNVRKIDDPIGLLPGRIILGINKRGVHFFRPVPKEYMHSAELRDIMQFGSSNTAVFFKMRVAGVLHIFQFETKQGEEICVALQTHINDVMLRRYSKARSTVGGSLNEDTSTNFKPSNMELYEKRVQDLSKLVEESQTNADQLLEKLHQKQKQEEEMLEELDGLKKSLKADKQNLAEVTDDRDKLRSLCHEKDKELQAKIQEKRNMEAQMAKLSNLVTENATKKDPLQEDNQVSQKLEDDLKLCKGELLEAEETIKCLRSEKLILEQKLSEFEKNSEEEISSLQCKLEKERKNLNSQVYDLERKLEMFRQEMTVAKSSLSVKDSELAALKNNLDELEELREMKEDIDRKNEQTAAILKMQAAQLAEMELLYKEEQVLRKRYFNTIEDMKGKIRVYCRLRPLSEKEIANKERDSLATVDEFTVEHPWKDDKSKQHIYDRVFDGYATQEDVFEDTRYLVQSAVDGYNVCIFAYGQTGSGKTFTIYGAENNPGLTPRATAELFRILRRDSNKYSFSLKAYMLELYQDTLVDLLLPKNSKRLKLDIKKDSKGMVAVENVTIVSISNVEELNSIIQRGSEQRHTSGTRMNDESSRSHLILSIVIESTNLQSQSTARGKLSFVDLAGSERIKKSGSAGNQLKEAQSINKSLSALGDVISALSSGGQHIPYRNHKLTMLMSDSLGGNAKTLMFVNVSPTESSLDETHNSLMYASRVRSIVNDPSKNISSKEIARLKKLVAYWKEQAGRRGEDEELEEIQEERPTKEKSDGRHSM; from the exons ATGACCATTGACGTGCCACCATCCAGTGCCCACAGTGTTAGAACAAACAGATTTTCCTTTGGTTCTAGCAATGGCAGTGAGGCGACTCCATTACACAACTATGCATCTGTTAGCAATGTTGATGGCTATGATAGTGATGGCTCTAATTTCGCACCACC TACACCAACAACCCTATCAACTGCTATTCCAGCAGAACTCGCTGGAGCTGTACCCTTGATTGATAAATTCCAG GTGGAAGGATTCTTAAAACTGATGCATAAACAAATTCAGTCTGCTGGAAAACGtggatttttttcaaaaagatcCGTTGGCCCCCAAGTTCGAGAGAAATTTACATTTGAGGACATGCTTTGTTTCCAAAAG GATCCAATACCTACATCCTTGCTTAAGCTGAACAGTGACTTGGTCAGCCGAGCAACAAagttatttgtaataattttgaaatatatggGAGTTGATTCATCTGACCGTCTAACTCCATTAAACTTAGATGAACGAGTCGAGCTTGTTGGTAAATTATACAAGCAATGTTTGAAGCGTTCAGAACTCCGAGACGAACTTTTTCTCCAGATATCAAAACAAACGAGAAACAACCCTGAGAG GGAATGCTTGATTAAAGCATGGGAGCTAATGTATTTATGTGCTTTGTCCATGCCTCCCGGTAAAGACATTGGAGCATATCTGTCAGAGTATGTTCATAACGTGGCACATGGTGTGCTTGCTGATCCTGAGATTCGAGCCCTTGCTTTAAATACGTTAAATGCTTTGAAGCACTCTGTCAAGGCTGGTCCTAGACATATAATACCTGGACCTATCGAGATTGAAGCCATGTTGACTGGGAAAAAGCTTACAACTATAGTGTTCTTCCTGGATGAAACATTTGAAGAAATTACATATGACTTGTCAACAACAGTTGCTGATGCCGTTGAG GAACTTGCTGGGATCATTAAATTGTCAACATACTCGAGCTTTAGCTTGTTTGAATGTCGTAAAGTTGTTACCGGTTCCAAGTCGCCTGATTCTGGGAATG AAGAGTACATTGGATTAGACGATAATAAATATATCGGGGATCTGCTGGCAGAATTTAAGGCAGTTAAAGAACGAAGTAAAGGAGAAATTCTGCACTGTAAGCTAATATTCAAGAAAAAGTTATTTCGTGACTCAGATGAAGCTGTCACAGATCCAATGTTTTTGCAGTTGTCCTATGTACAA TTGCAGCATGATTATATTTTGGGTAATTATCCTATTGGAAAGGATGACGCTTCCCAGCTTTCTGCACTGCAAATCTTGGCTGAGATAGGATTTGTTAGAAGACCAGAATCATGCAC TGACTGGAATTCATTCCTGGAGCGATTTCTTCCTAGACAAATTGCAATGACTCGAGCAAAACGGGAATGGGAGTTGGACATTCTTTCTTGCTATCATTCACTG GCGCATGTAACTAAAGATGATGCAAGACAACAATTTCTCCATATATTGAGAACAATTCCTTATGggttttctgttttcttcaaTGTTCGCAAAATTGATGATCCTATTGGACTCTTGCCTGGAAGAATTATTTTGGGAATCAACAAAAGAGGG gTCCATTTTTTCCGTCCTGTTCCGAAGGAGTATATGCACTCTGCTGAGTTGAGAGACATAATGCAATTTGGAAGCAGCAATACTgcagtattttttaaaatgcgAGTTGCAGGTGTTCTTCACATATTTCAGTTTGAGACAAAGCAG GGAGAAGAAATTTGTGTAGCCCTTCAGACACACATAAATGATGTTATGCTGCGCCGCTATTCCAAAGCTCGATCTACCGTGGGTGGTTCTTTGAATGAGGACACTTCTACGAATTTTAAGCCTTCTAATATGGAGTTATATGAAAAACGTGTTCAAGATTTATCAAAACTTGTTGAAGAGTCTCAAACAAATGCTGATCAA TTGCTAGAAAAATTGCATCAGAAgcaaaaacaagaagaggaaatGCTGGAAGAATTAGATGGCTTAAAAAAGTCTTTAAAAGCTGATAAGCAGAATCTTGCAGAAGTTACTGATGACCGTGACAAACTTAGGTCTTTATGCCATGAAAAAGATAAGGAACTTCAG GCTAAAATTCAAGAGAAAAGAAACATGGAAGCACAGATGGCCAAGCTGAGTAATCTGGTTACTGAAAATGCCACCAAAAAGGACCCGCTTCAAGAAGATAACCAA GTGTCGCAAAAACTTGAAGATGACCTAAAACTATGTAAAGGCGAGCTGCTTGAAGCTGAAGAGACTATCAAATGCTTGAGAAGTGAAAAGTTGATTCTGGAACAGAAGCTATCTGAGTTTGAGAAGAACAGTGAAGAAGAG ATTAGTTCTCTACAATGTAAACTTGAGAAAGAACGCAAGAATTTGAACTCTCAGGTGTATGACCTTGAACGAAAACTGGAGATGTTTAGGCAAGAAATGACTGTGGCCAAGTCTTCACTTTCGGTCAAGGACTCTGAATTGGCtgctttgaagaacaatttagaTGAACTAGAAGAAttgagagaaatgaaagag GACATTGATAGAAAGAATGAACAGACAGCTGCCATTCTGAAGATGCAAGCGGCTCAACTAGCTGAAATGGAATTGCTTTATAAGGAAGAGCAGGTTCTAAGAaagagatattttaataccaTAGAAG ATATGAAAGGCAAAATAAGAGTTTATTGTCGGTTAAGACCTCTTAGTGAAAAAGAGATTGCAAATAAAGAAAGAGATTCTCTTGCTACTGTTGATGAGTTTACTGTTGAGCACCCATGGAAAGATGACAAATCGAAACAGCACATATACGACCGTGTATTCGATGGTTATGCCACTCAAGAAGATGTATTTGAGGATACTAGG TACCTAGTACAATCTGCTGTAGATGGCTATAATGTTTGCATATTTGCTTATGGTCAAACTGGCTCTGGAAAGACCTTTACCATCTATGGAGCTGAAAACAATCCTGGACTCACCCCTCGTGCCACTGCAGaactttttagaattttaaGGAGAGATAGTAACAAGTATTCTTTTTCCTTGAAG GCATACATGTTGGAGTTATATCAAGATACACTTGTAGATCTCCTGTTACCCAAGAATTCAAAGCGTTTAAAACTGGATATTAAGAAGGATTCAAAG GGAATGGTAGCAGTTGAAAACGTAACAATTGTGTCCATTTCTAATGTGGAGGAATTAAACAGCATAATACAGAGGGGATCCGAGCAGCGACATACATCAGGAACACGAATGAATGACGAAAGCTCAAGATCTCATCTCATACTATCAATTGTCATTGAAAGTACCAACCTTCAAAGCCAATCAACGGCAAGGGGAAAG TTAAGTTTTGTGGATCTTGCTGGCtcagaaagaataaaaaagtcaGGCTCAGCAGGTAATCAACTTAAAGAAGCTCAAAGTATCAACAAATCATTATCAGCACTAGGAGATGTTATCAGTGCTTTGTCTTCTGGTGGTCAACACATACCTTACAGAAATCACAAGTTAACGATGTTGATGAGTGACTCACTTGGGGGCAATGCCAAAACTCTCATGTTTGTGAATGTATCTCCAACAGAATCAAGCTTGGATGAGACACATAACTCTCTCAT GTATGCATCACGAGTGAGATCAATTGTGAATGATCCAAGCAAAAACATTTCTTCAAAAGAAATAGCTCGACTGAAGAAACTGGTTGCATATTGGAAGGAGCAAGCAGGTAGGAGAGGAGAGGATGAAGAGTTGGAAGAAATTCAAGAAGAAAGACCAACTAAAGAGAAGAGTGATGGGAGGCATTCTATGTAG